In Sphingomonas sp. R1, a single genomic region encodes these proteins:
- the tnpC gene encoding IS66 family transposase, with protein MSFDALDIPDNPDAVKALLAAMQAKLAASEQALAAERSAHQDTRQQLAAAENAIKLTTLQIEKLKVQLARLRRMKFGHSSERLLLLADQLELSLEDLEAAQAHATCVIAGRTAGEPASESNQSRRQPLPAHLRREEVVHPAPSADGCTSCGGAMARLGEDVTEVLEYVPGRFYVVRHVRPKLACKRCDAISQAPAPSLPIPRGRAGPALLAHVVVSKFADHLPLYRQSQIFVREGVEISRSTLADWMGQISWLLQPLVDRIAEHVMASPKLHADDTPVPVLSPGSGKTAAGRLWVYVRDNRRWRPSDKPAALYRYSPDRKGERPREHLKTFAGFLQADAYAGFEKLYAADRQPGLITPVACWAHVRRKLHDVLDADARSIAREGLVLIGDLYEVERRITRDPHDDRRKARKYSRLKALDFFQWADGVLAQVSARSPLAEALRYAVRLKPALLAYTEDGRLEIDNNLAENALRGIAVGRKNWLFAGADCGGERAAAIYSLLETAKLNGINPQAWLADVLDRIGRGHPINRTDELLPWNWVDPEASSSENA; from the coding sequence ATGTCTTTCGATGCGCTGGACATCCCCGACAATCCTGACGCGGTGAAGGCGCTTTTGGCGGCAATGCAGGCCAAACTCGCGGCGTCCGAGCAGGCGCTGGCGGCAGAGCGATCGGCGCATCAGGACACCCGGCAGCAGCTCGCCGCGGCCGAAAATGCCATCAAGCTGACCACGCTGCAGATCGAGAAGCTGAAGGTCCAGCTTGCCCGCTTGCGCCGGATGAAGTTCGGCCATTCCTCGGAGCGACTGTTGCTGTTGGCGGACCAGCTAGAGCTATCGCTGGAGGACCTGGAAGCCGCACAGGCGCATGCCACCTGCGTCATCGCCGGCAGGACGGCGGGGGAACCCGCCTCAGAAAGCAATCAGTCCCGCCGTCAGCCGCTTCCTGCGCATCTCCGCCGCGAAGAGGTGGTTCACCCGGCGCCGTCAGCGGACGGCTGCACCAGCTGCGGGGGCGCCATGGCCCGGTTGGGCGAGGATGTGACTGAGGTGCTGGAGTATGTGCCGGGACGCTTCTACGTCGTGCGGCATGTGCGTCCGAAGCTGGCCTGCAAGCGCTGCGACGCGATCAGTCAGGCACCAGCACCTTCACTGCCGATCCCCCGCGGCCGAGCCGGTCCAGCCCTTCTGGCGCATGTGGTGGTGTCGAAATTTGCGGACCATCTGCCACTTTACCGTCAATCGCAGATTTTCGTGCGGGAGGGTGTCGAGATCAGCCGATCGACGCTGGCGGACTGGATGGGCCAGATCAGCTGGCTTCTGCAGCCGCTGGTGGACCGGATCGCCGAGCATGTGATGGCCAGCCCCAAGCTCCATGCCGACGACACGCCGGTTCCAGTGCTGTCGCCGGGTAGCGGCAAGACGGCGGCGGGGCGGCTGTGGGTATACGTACGCGACAATCGACGATGGCGCCCCAGCGACAAACCCGCGGCGCTCTACCGCTACAGCCCGGATCGCAAGGGAGAACGCCCGCGCGAGCACCTCAAGACGTTCGCCGGCTTCCTGCAGGCTGATGCCTATGCCGGGTTCGAGAAGCTCTACGCGGCCGATCGACAGCCGGGGCTGATCACGCCGGTTGCTTGTTGGGCGCATGTCCGCCGCAAGCTGCACGACGTGCTCGATGCCGACGCCCGCTCCATTGCCCGTGAGGGGCTGGTGCTGATCGGTGACCTCTACGAGGTGGAGCGGCGGATCACCCGGGATCCGCATGACGATCGCCGCAAGGCACGGAAATACTCCAGGCTGAAGGCGCTCGACTTCTTCCAATGGGCAGACGGCGTGCTCGCTCAGGTGTCTGCGCGGTCGCCGCTGGCGGAGGCGCTCCGCTATGCCGTTCGTCTGAAGCCGGCGCTCCTCGCCTATACGGAGGATGGTCGCCTCGAGATTGACAACAACTTGGCGGAGAACGCCTTGCGCGGCATCGCCGTGGGTCGGAAGAACTGGCTCTTTGCCGGTGCCGACTGCGGCGGCGAGCGGGCAGCAGCAATCTACAGCCTGCTCGAGACGGCGAAGCTGAACGGCATCAACCCACAGGCTTGGCTCGCCGACGTCCTCGATCGAATTGGCCGAGGTCACCCCATCAACCGTACGGACGAGCTGCTGCCTTGGAATTGGGTCGACCCAGAAGCCTCTTCGTCCGAAAATGCGTGA
- a CDS encoding TniB family NTP-binding protein — translation MSRKPRRRAVVRPTFSAAQLRPSTGLPVEDNSRERSIAAANAVALSRQIYLQHPAHRAMFASFDYIRALDRLSTGPKSAMRVIGASASGKSTGFDQYIEIDRRRSEPEPGTLPVFRIKLDRACTTKRLVTSMLDGYGDEYSDASVESTLRKRLYLCVERFRTEMIFVDEVQHLNFRASERSDPTDTLKRMLDDGVVSLVFGGDETALNLMNRNIQLANRMIAPGDINALRIEDEGDRRTFRSFVSRLDQELVTRSIMERPSNLADDTTLRCLFVVSGGYLGRVVNLVRQAIAIAVRRSAPVIEPHDLWLATERWAIQQKIVSYNPFSKGIPDA, via the coding sequence ATGAGCAGAAAACCGCGACGTAGGGCCGTTGTGCGGCCCACTTTCTCCGCGGCACAGCTGCGCCCCTCTACCGGCTTGCCGGTCGAGGACAACAGTCGCGAGCGCTCCATCGCCGCTGCCAACGCGGTGGCATTGTCTAGGCAGATCTACCTGCAGCATCCCGCTCACCGCGCCATGTTCGCCTCCTTCGACTACATACGGGCACTGGACCGGCTTTCGACAGGCCCTAAGTCGGCGATGCGCGTCATCGGTGCCAGCGCATCGGGCAAGTCGACCGGATTCGATCAGTACATCGAGATCGACCGTCGAAGGTCCGAGCCCGAGCCTGGCACACTCCCGGTTTTTCGGATCAAGCTCGATCGCGCCTGCACGACCAAGCGCCTCGTGACTTCGATGCTGGACGGCTACGGGGACGAGTACTCCGACGCAAGCGTCGAGAGCACGCTTCGGAAGCGCCTGTATCTCTGCGTCGAGAGGTTCAGGACAGAGATGATCTTCGTGGACGAGGTGCAGCACCTGAACTTCCGCGCTTCCGAACGATCGGACCCAACGGATACGCTGAAGCGCATGCTCGACGACGGTGTGGTGTCCCTCGTGTTCGGCGGAGACGAGACCGCGCTCAACCTCATGAACCGCAACATCCAGCTGGCAAACCGCATGATCGCTCCAGGCGACATCAACGCCTTGAGAATCGAGGACGAGGGCGACCGTCGCACATTCCGATCCTTCGTATCCAGGCTTGATCAGGAGCTGGTCACGAGAAGCATCATGGAACGTCCGTCTAATCTTGCGGACGACACGACTCTCCGGTGCCTCTTCGTAGTGTCGGGAGGATACCTGGGTCGAGTGGTGAACCTGGTGAGACAGGCGATCGCCATCGCCGTCCGGCGGTCTGCGCCCGTCATCGAGCCGCACGATCTCTGGCTCGCCACTGAGCGCTGGGCGATCCAGCAGAAGATCGTGTCCTACAATCCTTTCAGCAAGGGAATTCCCGATGCCTGA
- a CDS encoding transposase: MARMEVITRAERRRRYSDAERSAVLAQCDVPGATIVGVARQLGMSPSLIHGWRKRQREMALLTGEPLQFVPYGEVATGSDVEPAVAIRGAKVAAPFRAAAREAGATQEELIRPNPGLRPGGIDIDLPGGVRLSVDTYVNEKALARVLRVLRETA; this comes from the coding sequence ATGGCGCGAATGGAGGTTATCACCCGCGCGGAGCGCCGGCGACGCTATTCAGATGCGGAGCGCTCCGCGGTGCTGGCACAATGCGATGTACCGGGGGCTACCATCGTTGGCGTTGCTCGGCAGCTGGGGATGTCGCCCAGCCTGATACACGGCTGGCGCAAGCGGCAGCGGGAGATGGCGCTTCTGACTGGCGAGCCGCTCCAATTTGTGCCGTATGGCGAAGTGGCGACTGGCTCCGATGTAGAGCCCGCTGTGGCTATTCGGGGCGCCAAGGTGGCGGCGCCTTTCCGCGCTGCGGCGCGCGAGGCAGGGGCGACGCAGGAGGAGCTGATACGGCCGAACCCAGGCTTGCGACCTGGTGGCATCGACATCGACCTGCCCGGTGGGGTGCGCCTGTCGGTCGACACCTATGTCAACGAGAAGGCACTGGCCCGCGTGCTGCGGGTGCTGCGGGAAACGGCATGA
- the tnpB gene encoding IS66 family insertion sequence element accessory protein TnpB (TnpB, as the term is used for proteins encoded by IS66 family insertion elements, is considered an accessory protein, since TnpC, encoded by a neighboring gene, is a DDE family transposase.), with protein sequence MISLPPGTRVYLASKPVSMRLGFDGLVALVRPLFDQEPYGGHVFLFRSRKGSYLKALYWDGTGLCLFSKRLERHRFVWPPLVNGGVVLSAAQFALLIEAMDWRRTVVPEAPRLPVQM encoded by the coding sequence ATGATCTCGCTGCCACCCGGCACCAGGGTGTACCTGGCCAGCAAGCCGGTGAGCATGCGGCTCGGGTTCGATGGCCTGGTGGCACTGGTGCGGCCGCTGTTCGACCAGGAGCCCTATGGCGGGCACGTCTTCCTCTTCCGCAGCCGAAAGGGAAGCTATCTCAAGGCGCTCTACTGGGACGGCACCGGCCTCTGCCTGTTCTCGAAACGCCTTGAGCGTCATCGCTTTGTCTGGCCGCCGCTGGTGAATGGTGGCGTGGTCCTGAGCGCAGCCCAGTTCGCCCTGCTGATCGAGGCGATGGACTGGCGCCGCACGGTGGTGCCGGAGGCACCGCGGCTGCCCGTCCAAATGTAG
- a CDS encoding S8 family serine peptidase, protein MRRLWHSIGLVPLFAASPALAQLIPSVPNLPTSLAPGQLLGRVDEALENGAGRVAQRLEAIRRDAAARLVRAYPDRIVLDPDGNLARAGEVVVDDPDAALLAAMHAKGYAVLAREDVLGVRYTRLAVPRGRTLGQAIRELRKLGAGNVTADQLHATSGNVPASPAPAAAGSGTVVGVIDGAVPGATLRAGFASGAPRDSDHATAVASLISGAGIVRGGLPGARIASADVYGTDPAGGNATAIARAIGWMVDNRVSVVTISLTGPANPVLGKVIAAAQARGTAIVAAVGNNGPAAPPAYPASYPGVVAVTGVDARGRVLIEAGRAGHLDYAAPGADMLAMAAGGRTMRVRGTSFAAPLVAATLARFYPAASAGQLQAAIAKVDAVARDAGARGPDPVFGRGIVCEACRTPAR, encoded by the coding sequence ATGCGACGGTTATGGCACTCGATCGGGCTCGTTCCGCTCTTCGCGGCCTCGCCTGCGCTTGCCCAGCTGATACCGTCCGTTCCGAACCTGCCCACGTCGCTGGCTCCCGGTCAACTGCTCGGCCGTGTCGACGAGGCGTTGGAGAATGGCGCCGGTCGCGTTGCGCAGCGGCTGGAGGCGATACGGCGCGACGCAGCGGCCAGGCTGGTACGCGCCTACCCCGATCGCATCGTGCTGGATCCGGACGGTAATCTCGCCCGCGCAGGGGAGGTCGTGGTCGACGATCCGGACGCGGCACTGCTCGCGGCGATGCACGCCAAGGGCTATGCCGTGCTCGCTCGGGAAGACGTGCTCGGGGTCCGCTATACCCGCCTCGCCGTGCCGCGGGGCCGCACGCTTGGCCAGGCGATCCGCGAACTGCGGAAGCTGGGGGCCGGCAACGTCACTGCGGACCAGCTCCATGCAACGAGCGGCAACGTGCCGGCCAGTCCCGCGCCCGCCGCAGCGGGAAGCGGCACGGTGGTGGGCGTCATCGATGGCGCTGTTCCGGGCGCGACGCTCCGCGCAGGCTTCGCCAGCGGTGCGCCGCGCGACAGCGACCATGCCACCGCCGTCGCCTCGCTAATCAGCGGCGCGGGCATCGTGCGTGGCGGTCTGCCCGGCGCGCGGATCGCCTCGGCCGATGTCTATGGGACGGATCCGGCCGGTGGAAACGCCACTGCGATCGCCCGCGCGATCGGCTGGATGGTGGACAACCGGGTGAGCGTGGTGACGATCAGCCTGACGGGGCCTGCCAATCCGGTGCTGGGCAAGGTGATCGCGGCCGCGCAGGCGCGCGGCACCGCGATCGTCGCCGCGGTGGGCAACAACGGGCCGGCGGCGCCGCCCGCCTATCCGGCATCCTATCCGGGCGTCGTCGCCGTCACCGGGGTGGATGCGCGGGGCCGGGTGCTGATCGAGGCCGGGCGGGCAGGCCATCTCGACTATGCCGCGCCCGGTGCCGACATGCTGGCGATGGCGGCCGGCGGGCGGACGATGCGGGTACGCGGCACCTCCTTTGCAGCGCCGCTGGTCGCGGCCACGCTCGCGCGCTTCTATCCGGCGGCAAGCGCAGGCCAGCTCCAGGCGGCGATTGCGAAGGTGGACGCTGTCGCGCGCGACGCCGGCGCGCGCGGCCCGGACCCGGTATTCGGTCGCGGAATCGTCTGCGAGGCGTGCCGCACGCCTGCCCGATAG
- a CDS encoding sigma-70 family RNA polymerase sigma factor, giving the protein MQARRFIHEQGTRRLAAFEDDLLALLPRLRRFARALARNPADADDLCQVAVEKALLGKASWQPGTRLDSWMYRIMRNSWIDMARHRQRAGQTFVDADAGADIGVDGGAEARIALGEVDAALHALPDEQREAVALVLVEGLAYKEAAAVLDVPMGTLTSRLVRGRQALMARLGEPL; this is encoded by the coding sequence ATGCAGGCCAGGCGTTTCATCCACGAACAAGGAACCCGGCGGTTGGCGGCTTTTGAGGACGATCTGCTCGCGTTGCTGCCGCGTTTGCGGCGGTTCGCGCGTGCGCTCGCTCGAAACCCCGCCGATGCCGACGATCTGTGCCAGGTGGCAGTGGAAAAGGCGTTGCTGGGCAAGGCGTCCTGGCAGCCGGGCACGCGATTGGATAGCTGGATGTATCGGATCATGCGCAACAGCTGGATCGACATGGCCCGTCACCGGCAGCGCGCCGGGCAAACGTTCGTCGATGCCGATGCCGGGGCCGATATCGGCGTGGACGGCGGTGCCGAGGCGCGGATTGCGCTCGGCGAGGTCGATGCGGCGCTGCATGCGCTCCCCGATGAGCAGCGCGAGGCGGTAGCGCTCGTGCTGGTCGAGGGGCTGGCCTACAAGGAAGCAGCGGCGGTGCTCGACGTGCCGATGGGCACCCTCACCTCGCGACTGGTGCGCGGACGGCAGGCGTTGATGGCGCGGTTGGGAGAACCCTTGTGA